The genomic DNA TTATTGGGATGTAGAATCAAGCCAGTGGGATGAGGGAGGAGGTCTGTGATGGCTTTTTTGATGTAAGTTCTGATCTAATTGTAACACATACAATGTAGGGGACCTAGCCGATTGACGGGAGCTTGATGTGTGTGCTGTAGTGTATCAAGCGGACACATCGAAAGTTGGAAGAATTAGGAAAGAAAGCGACGATTGAAGATATTCTGACCATCGATATGGATGCAATTAAGTAATTGTGTGTCAATGAATCTTGGGATGTACACATATCACATGATGTATCAACCATTGGACAACGAATTTATCATCTGTGTTATTGATATGCATTGACACTACGAATTACATTGAGCACGTTGGTGGCGTAGGATATATAACGGTTGAATTGGGAAGCATGTACTATACTATTAATACTCTATATACAACTCTGACATCGAAATCCTTACTATGACCcctctcgatgatctcacGTACTAACTTCGACATTTCCCCCACTTCTGCCATCCATCGCACTTCCATCCCCTAGAGCAGAATAAACTGCACTCTGACCCTCAACCGAATCACCATTTTGGTCAACCAACAAATCTGAATATCCGGTATAACTAACTTGATCCGATACACTATTCGCCTCCCCAATGGACCCATTCCTGTTGATAGTTGCTAAATCATATTCACCTTTCCAGAACTCTTCAGGTAATTCcccaaaatcatcaaacaccTCATCCCAGTCTACTCTAGgttcatctccctcttcttcgtcttcgtcatctggGTCTATCTGACTGCTATTGAAATTACGTTGactcctttccctctccttttcttctttgatctgtCTTTTGATCACTTCACTGGTCGTGTCAATCTTCTTATAACTTTCATTCAAGGTATGTACGCCAGTGGAGGTAATAACGTAATCGATCGTACTTGCCGCCGAGAAAGGTGAGAAAACCACATGTAATCTTCTGATCAACGtaggtttgatatcttcctcttcatcctttactaattcatctttatcttggTGATTTTcaactttccttctcttgtGCGAAGTGAGATCACGTTGATCAACCAGCCTTCTCCTTGCCGTCCTACTCAACATGATCCTAACATTCACTGCGTTCGCCCAGACTATCCCCAATGAAGCTTCTTTCTTTAACGTATCACTCTCTCCGGAGAACCACCTAGATTGAGTCTTGTAAATCATCGCTATATCATCCGGATTatcattgacattgacagTACCAGTGAAAGGCTGCGTTTGCATAAATGAAGATGTAGGTTGAGAATACGATACCGGTGTAGGTTTTTGGAATACATCTGATACTTGATTGATAACTAGTATCGATAGATCGTATTTTACAGCTAAAGCTTTGAGGACGTCGGCGACTATACATAGATGTTTTGATCTTTCCGTGAGAGATAAAGCATTAGGTGCAGTGGGTCTTTCGTAATCGCTCGATCCTCCTCTGAGCAACGCAGTGATGGAATCCAATATAATAAGTCGAATAGGTAGTTGATTACTTGTTGAGCTGTTAGGGTTGAGACGGGATTCAAGTATAGCTGGGACGGCGTAGTTTAAAGCATGTTCCAGTGCATCCACATCTCCCACCCTATTAGTCAATATGTTATCCAACAGGTTCTTTACCCTTCCTTCTGGACCAAACTCGTATGGTTCATGAGTTGACAGAAGATATTTACCCAGTTGAACTAATCGGTCGGTGGATATTTCTCTTTCGGAAGTGAGAATGAGCGAACCGCCGGGCGAGGATGTGAGAGAGGGAAGTTGGAAGGTTAGGGCAAGGTGGAGAGCGAGGTGAGATTTCCCAGCGGCGCTATGGGTCGTAGAAACAACCAATAATCAGTATacggatgatgatcaagtctGACCTATGATTGAAGAGAGGGGGACAGAATGATATAGTGGGACGACAATACAGATTAGACATAGTATTACTTccagactcacctctcacCGGTGATCTCATAAAGACAACCTCCTCTGATTCCCCCTCCTAGTACCTGATCCAGACCCGCATCACCAGTTGACACCCATTTAGCTcgtcctttcccttttccctttttatttgtatctatatcatcatcctcatcaacgtCCAGAGGTAATCTCGAAGGGCCAATACCAGTTTTCCGCTCCTGATCGTATATCTCATCTAATCTCTTCGTGGAAGGTGCGATCGCGTGACTGACTTGTCGTACGTATGACTGAGCGATAGGTATCTTCACTTTGAGCAGGTCTGATAATCTAGGTAAGGGCGTTAAGAGgattgatgaagtggagAGGGATGCTATTGTGGGGGGTTCGTAGGTCGTAGTGGATTCGGTATAGTGCAGGTAGGGTTCGATCATTTCGAAtgggtgagggtgagtgtaGGTGACAAATGATAGATGAGTGTGAAAGGGTAGACAAATGGtgtaaagaaggaaaaaggtGATGTGGTGAGAGAGAGTGAAAGGTGGTAGATATATAGACGGATAGTTGGTACGGTTGACGTCAGCACGATAGTATCCCAACACACAAAAACatcccaaactcacctcgattGGCAGCATCAATCAGTTCTTTCGATACATCCAGCTCATCTATTGGTGGTATGATGAATGACATCTAGTGGCAAGATGGGTATGTGGGTATGCAAGAAGGGGGTATATGGTATGCTAGGCATGCAAAGGGCTTTCAAGCATGTCATACAACGAGTAGAGCGGTGAGAGGGTAAGAGTAATGACAATGTTCGTCCGAATCTCGAAGGTCATACGCGTCACGTCTTTCTATCTGGACCGGGGTgaggtgagagtgagtggCAAAATTGCTATGGTAGTGGGTAGTAGGGCGTCAGTCTCGCCAggatgatatgaatgatgcaTGAGCTAAGTTCAAACGTTGTCTAGAAAGATGTCTGTTCTATTGGTAATTTCCATCAGGGGGAGGTATGATATATAAATAGTAAATCACCACGATACATTATTTACGTATCTTTTTCCACATCAATCAGATTCCAAACTACATTATTGCAAACGAGCGTCTCAGCAATATATCCACTATATACTAGGACAAAAAGAAACTGGAGCTCACTCtgattgatctttgatccaCCGGAATCAGGTCCATCCCCACAATATTCCGTCCTGACATATGACCCACCTTTATCATCGATGGTCTCGCCGAGGCAAAATGTGGCTTTGGTGGGATCGGTAGGTGGTCGAAGGGAGATTCGTTGATCGGAatctatcatccatcttatACCGAGTAAAATGAACTctcagtcagctgacttgataCATGATGGGTTTATGTTGTTCTTCCTTGTACTGGATTTGTAATGCAGAGGTAGAAGTAACTCAACAGTGATGAAATCATGAACTCACTTCTGTCCCATACGTTGTTCATCAGGCATAGCCAAGACAGTCTGATTAGTTTGATTCCCATATTTCCCACCATCCAATATCGGCAGTTCATTACATTCTCCACAAACTACTTCTCCAGGCTGTTGGTCGAAATCGAACGGCACAACCCATACAGTAGAATAAGTACAATTTTGCACGAATGTCAGTTCAGGCTGAGCGTACCCATCTGAATCCATTATAGCCGATAGGCACTTGGTGGTATTGTGATTCAATTGTAATCTTACCGATTTAGTTTTGTTGGTATCAGTTCCTTCGGATATTCCCGTAGTGCTGGAGTTGGTTGAAGAGGTCGCCGTAGTATTGGTACTGGGTGTAGCGGTAGTCGTGTTGATACTCAAAGCAGCGGCCGCTGAGGCTAGTAATGGCATAAGGGGTATTGCGAGGAAACTTTTGCTGGATAACATACTTGAATTCGATATCTCTTGTGCACTCTTGTGCTATAGTAGCAATATGATGATAAATGTTTCTTTATCGACCGTTTTTACAGGTAGTGACAATCAGTAAACTCTCAAAGTAGCATTTCGATGTCGACATCAATCccccctttctcttcctttcatcaCCCAACATCCATTCAACGGTCAAATGCAGTCATCACAAGGACGGCAAGGGTCGTTCTGACTTTTGAACTTTGTTCTATAGTTACCCTCTGCCTTGCCTGTATTTGATATTTGGCGTAACATATCACCAGTCCAAATCCCTTTCTCCcgcctttcatcctttcagcGGTCTCATATGCAAGCGCATGCTGTGCAAAAACAAAACGAAGCCATAGTGCCGGTTGAACAGACTGCATTTTTGACTATTTTACTTCTTTTCGCTACTATAACTACTACTATAGCAACATCGAACAACTTCCGCCAACGCCCAAAAAACCACAACCACCTTAGCATGTCCTTTTTGCACTTTAAAAAGTGTCTTTCAGTTTCCATTTTACAAGTATATAATTGAGAAGAATAGGGTATAAAACAATGATGGGAAATctagatgaaatgatgaatgaaaaTAAATGAGAGTGTTGAAGCTCATATGCAAAttgaagggaaaagaaactTTACGCTTAAGCGTAGGTCTCTCTAGCCCATTTGGCAGCAGCTACCAAGTTGGCGAGGGATTCCTCAGTTTCCTTCCATCCTCGAGTCTTAAGACCACAATCGGGGTTGACGACCATCAAGTCAGCAGGGAGCACGTTGACCATAGAGGCGattcgatctttgatctcttgttCGGAGGGAACTCGGGGTGAGTGGATATCGTAAACACCGGGACCGATCTCGTTGGAGTATCCGTATGATTTGAAGACGTCCAATAATTTCAAGTCAGCCTTGGAAGCTTCGATGGAGATGACATCGGCATCTAATCTTTGGATGGAGGGGAAGATATCTCCGAAGTCTGAGTAACAGAAGTGAGAGTGGACttggatatcatcctcgACACCTGAGGTGGAAAGTCTGAAGGAGTCAACAGCCCAGGTGAGGTAGTTGTCCCAATCGGCCTTTCTCAAAGGAAGACCTTCTCGGATGGCGGGCTCGTCGACTTGGATGGCCTTGATACCGGCGTTGGCGAGGTCAACAACTTCGTCTCGGAGAGCAAGAGCGAGTTGTTTGGATTGAACTTCCTTGGTGACATCGGCTCGGGGGAAAGACCAGTTGAGGATGGTGACTGGACCAGTCAACATACCCTTCATGGGGAGCTTAGTCAAAGATTGAGCGTATGAAGACCATCGGACGGTCATAGGAGATGGTCGGGAAACGTCAGAGACAACGATGGGGGGTCGGACGTATCGGGAACCGTAAGATTGAACCCAACCAAGTTGAGTGAAAATGAAACCGTTCAATTGTTCACCGAAGTATTGAACCATATCGTTTCTTTCAGGTTCACCATGAACGAGCAAGTCAAGTCCAACCTTCTCTTGGAATTCAACGACGGAaccaacttccttctccataGCCTTCTCGTAATCCTCCTTGGAGAGTTCACCCTTGGTGAATTTAGCTCGGGCAACTCGGATTTCCTTGGTTTGAGGGAAAGATccgatggtggtggtggggaaTTTaggaaggttgaggtgtTTCTTTTGGGCTTCTCGTCTAGCGGGGAAAGGTGACTTTCTCTTGAGTTGTTCCTCTGTGATGGCGGCAACTCGGTCTCGGACAGCTGAGTCGGAGGTTCGTTCGAATTCTCTTCGGGCAGCGATGTCCTTGGAGTTTTGCTCGAAAGCTTCGGATTCTTTA from Kwoniella mangroviensis CBS 8507 chromosome 1 map unlocalized Ctg02, whole genome shotgun sequence includes the following:
- a CDS encoding 5-methyltetrahydropteroyltriglutamate-homocysteine S-methyltransferase, whose protein sequence is MVKSAVLGYPRVGVNRSAKKAIESYWAGNSSAEQLQETAKNIRKERWESIKNAGVDVIPSGDFTLYDHLLDHSFNFGVIPQRYVEQKLSPLDTYFAMGRGRQDRAKGIDVVASEMGKFFDSNYHIVKVDHSPSTEFSLKNNQQLNEYKEAKELGITTRPVLFGPITYLSLVRAGRDAPADFEPISLLDKLIPVYKELLTQLKEAGVEEVQIDEPILVLDKAEQQGDLFKKTYEALAPVAPKITITTAYGRVGKSIEFLKDLPIHALHLDLDREPKQLDEVLAALKPTQIAIELGVVSGRNIWKNDLKASKALADKAIAELGADKVTVSTSSSLLHTPISIKVETKLTPQQVSWLSFATEKCEEVATLAGALNGKESEAFEQNSKDIAARREFERTSDSAVRDRVAAITEEQLKRKSPFPARREAQKKHLNLPKFPTTTIGSFPQTKEIRVARAKFTKGELSKEDYEKAMEKEVGSVVEFQEKVGLDLLVHGEPERNDMVQYFGEQLNGFIFTQLGWVQSYGSRYVRPPIVVSDVSRPSPMTVRWSSYAQSLTKLPMKGMLTGPVTILNWSFPRADVTKEVQSKQLALALRDEVVDLANAGIKAIQVDEPAIREGLPLRKADWDNYLTWAVDSFRLSTSGVEDDIQVHSHFCYSDFGDIFPSIQRLDADVISIEASKADLKLLDVFKSYGYSNEIGPGVYDIHSPRVPSEQEIKDRIASMVNVLPADLMVVNPDCGLKTRGWKETEESLANLVAAAKWARETYA